The following are from one region of the Halarcobacter sp. genome:
- a CDS encoding diguanylate cyclase, whose product MIPTVYDISITNVVSIGIEKTLDEAVDKLSKANLRTIVVENKKQNCFHILTTRELLQFKIENINKDTALYKLNIPKAKALDKNMNLLTVLNYIDFSDEYMVITHKDELLGIVSYTDIVNNIDPQLIMEKQTISSLIHQYKAITTNENSSTFEAISLLKDNSATDAILVLNKEYKPKGIFTTKDFIDVIRYDYDLSKPIKDYMTSPVDTLYDDTTISNAINFIKKKHYKRIVVVNKDGKISGVITQKELLRTFYNKWIELIKEEGSKISKTNEHLMQITSELETKVALDHLTKLYNRKKFDELLDSHIEEFSNLKDETFCMLILDIDDFKLLNDNHGHLFGDEVLKDISKILTTKSRGSDIVARWGGEEFVVILPKTNLEHATFFAEKIRQTIENFDFEKINKVTCSLGLAQFHNSDNKIELFKRADDALYRAKSLGKNRVELEHL is encoded by the coding sequence ATGATCCCTACAGTATATGATATATCTATTACAAATGTGGTTTCTATTGGGATAGAAAAAACATTAGATGAAGCAGTTGATAAGTTATCAAAAGCTAATTTAAGAACAATAGTTGTAGAAAACAAAAAACAAAACTGCTTTCATATACTAACAACAAGGGAACTACTTCAATTTAAAATTGAAAATATCAATAAAGATACTGCCTTATATAAACTAAATATTCCTAAAGCAAAAGCTTTAGATAAGAATATGAACCTATTAACTGTTTTAAATTATATTGATTTTAGTGATGAATATATGGTAATAACACACAAAGATGAGTTATTAGGTATAGTTTCATATACAGATATTGTAAATAATATTGACCCTCAATTAATTATGGAAAAACAAACTATTTCATCATTAATTCACCAATATAAAGCTATAACTACAAATGAAAACTCTTCAACTTTTGAGGCAATCTCTTTATTAAAAGATAATAGTGCTACAGATGCTATACTTGTTTTAAATAAAGAGTATAAACCAAAAGGTATCTTCACTACTAAAGACTTTATTGATGTTATCCGTTATGATTATGACTTATCAAAACCAATAAAAGATTATATGACAAGTCCCGTTGATACTTTATATGATGACACCACTATTTCAAATGCAATTAACTTTATAAAAAAGAAACACTATAAAAGAATAGTTGTAGTAAATAAAGATGGAAAAATATCTGGAGTTATAACACAAAAAGAGCTTTTAAGAACTTTCTATAATAAGTGGATTGAACTTATAAAAGAGGAAGGTAGTAAAATATCCAAAACAAATGAACACCTTATGCAAATAACCTCTGAGTTGGAAACAAAAGTTGCATTAGACCACTTAACAAAACTATACAATAGAAAAAAATTTGATGAACTATTAGACAGCCATATTGAAGAGTTTTCTAATCTAAAAGATGAAACTTTCTGTATGTTGATACTTGATATAGATGATTTTAAATTATTAAACGATAATCATGGACATCTTTTTGGAGATGAAGTACTTAAAGATATATCAAAAATCTTAACAACAAAATCTAGAGGAAGTGATATAGTTGCTAGATGGGGTGGTGAAGAGTTTGTGGTAATTTTACCAAAAACAAATCTTGAACACGCCACATTTTTTGCAGAAAAAATACGGCAAACAATAGAAAACTTTGATTTTGAAAAGATAAACAAAGTTACCTGCTCTTTAGGACTTGCACAATTCCACAACTCTGATAATAAGATTGAGCTTTTTAAAAGAGCTGATGATGCATTATACAGAGCTAAATCATTAGGTAAAAATAGAGTTGAATTAGAGCACCTATAG
- a CDS encoding SdiA-regulated domain-containing protein, with product MNLRKLMLISISIYVLIIFTDLNDIVYAKVNSVKNDIKNVNSSLELSNYKVSIEAKEIKSIKDNLSGITYCNETNTLFAITNSPRDIYELTLDGEILRKIELIGFSDTEGISYLYDNLFAIVDEKNQQVYTFPINKDTKKIDIFHLRDVFTLKINTYENFGYEGVSYNKKDDVIFIVNEKFPSELIKIKNLISKKNMNISFGDGKTVFNNFMGDFSGIYFDSKSEDLLFLSDESKMIAQIDQNGTQLSFIQLEKGFLGLKKNIPQAEGITMDKDDTLYIVSEPNLFYSFKKEKL from the coding sequence ATGAACTTACGTAAACTAATGCTTATCTCTATAAGTATTTATGTTCTTATAATTTTTACAGATTTAAATGATATTGTCTATGCTAAAGTAAATAGTGTTAAAAATGATATTAAAAATGTAAACTCTTCTTTAGAGTTATCAAATTACAAAGTTTCAATTGAAGCAAAAGAGATTAAATCTATAAAAGACAACTTATCTGGAATAACATATTGTAATGAAACAAATACTCTTTTTGCAATTACAAATAGTCCAAGAGATATTTATGAGTTAACACTGGATGGTGAAATACTTAGAAAAATAGAGTTAATTGGTTTTAGTGATACTGAAGGGATTAGCTATTTGTATGATAATCTATTTGCCATTGTAGATGAAAAAAATCAACAAGTTTATACTTTTCCTATAAATAAAGATACAAAAAAAATAGATATATTTCATCTAAGAGATGTATTTACTCTTAAGATAAATACCTATGAAAATTTTGGATATGAAGGTGTTTCATACAATAAAAAAGATGATGTAATATTTATTGTAAATGAAAAATTTCCTTCAGAGTTAATAAAAATAAAAAATCTTATCAGCAAAAAAAATATGAATATCTCTTTTGGAGATGGAAAAACTGTATTTAACAATTTTATGGGGGATTTTTCTGGAATATATTTTGATTCAAAAAGTGAAGATTTATTGTTTTTAAGTGATGAGTCAAAAATGATTGCACAGATTGACCAAAATGGAACACAATTAAGTTTTATTCAACTTGAAAAGGGTTTTTTAGGTCTAAAAAAAAATATACCTCAAGCTGAGGGGATAACTATGGATAAAGATGATACTCTTTATATTGTTAGTGAACCAAATCTTTTTTATTCATTTAAAAAAGAGAAACTATAG
- the trpS gene encoding tryptophan--tRNA ligase, producing MRILSGIQPSGTIHIGNYFGMIKKMVESQNDGDLFAFIASYHALTSVKDKEILEKNIFEAVVNFLALGMDPEKSTFWVQSDVKEVLELYWILSNHTSMGLLERAHSYKDKTAKGIQANHGLFSYPVLMAADILLYDSNIVPVGKDQIQHVEMTRDIATSFNNVYGDILVMPEAKVDEVVATVPGTDGAKMSKSYGNTIDMFGTKKGVKKQVMSIVTDSKELDEAKDYTTCNVYKLCELFMSEDELKQLQQRYATPGEGYGHFKLSLLEKINEHFEPFTEKRDYLLNHPAEVKEILDFGAKKARKVASAKMEVIRAAIGL from the coding sequence TTGAGAATATTATCAGGAATTCAACCAAGTGGAACAATCCACATTGGTAACTATTTTGGAATGATTAAAAAAATGGTTGAATCGCAAAATGATGGTGATCTTTTTGCATTTATTGCTTCTTATCATGCGTTAACATCTGTAAAAGACAAAGAGATTTTAGAAAAAAATATTTTTGAAGCAGTTGTAAACTTTTTAGCTTTAGGTATGGACCCAGAGAAATCTACATTTTGGGTACAAAGTGATGTTAAAGAGGTTCTTGAATTATACTGGATATTATCAAATCACACTTCAATGGGATTATTAGAAAGAGCCCATTCATATAAAGATAAAACTGCAAAAGGTATCCAAGCAAACCATGGATTGTTTTCATACCCAGTTTTAATGGCTGCAGATATCTTACTATATGATTCAAATATTGTTCCAGTTGGAAAAGATCAAATCCAACATGTGGAGATGACAAGAGATATAGCAACTAGTTTTAACAATGTTTATGGAGATATTCTTGTTATGCCAGAAGCAAAAGTTGATGAAGTGGTTGCAACAGTTCCAGGAACTGATGGAGCTAAAATGTCAAAATCTTATGGAAATACAATTGATATGTTTGGAACAAAAAAAGGTGTTAAAAAACAAGTTATGTCTATTGTAACTGATTCTAAAGAGTTAGATGAAGCTAAAGATTATACTACTTGTAATGTATATAAACTTTGTGAACTATTTATGAGTGAAGATGAACTAAAACAGTTACAACAAAGATATGCAACTCCAGGAGAAGGTTATGGACACTTTAAACTATCTCTTCTTGAGAAAATAAATGAACATTTTGAGCCATTTACTGAAAAAAGAGATTATCTTTTAAATCATCCAGCGGAAGTAAAAGAGATTTTAGATTTTGGTGCTAAAAAAGCTAGAAAAGTGGCTTCTGCTAAAATGGAAGTTATAAGAGCTGCAATAGGACTATAA
- a CDS encoding TAXI family TRAP transporter solute-binding subunit, producing MKKFITLFLPIIATIFFAFYFTAQFIQPSPKKEITIATGSKDGNYYKTALEYKKLLEKDKVKVNIITSAGSIENIELLKEKKADIAFIQNGTTFDSNIKDIKSLASIYYEPLWVFYKNEGFTIDYIIQLISKKISIGNMGSGTRDLANKILNDNGINNNNAEILNLNNKEASLALKKGEIDALFIVSSHNSPIINDLLADPKINLFSFKRARAYSRKYTFLEALTLYEGTLDLYKNLPDDNVNILSTTANLIVREDFSEELKRLVLKKVVEVHSKKDLFAKANQFPSSHNMKIELDEEADKYFKYGDTWLEKIFPYWIASNIDRLKILLIPLLTLLFPLFKGVFPLYNWTMRSKIYRWYEKIREIDNEIDKAEKQTLNNYLKDIEKLREEISKETKVPLSFMGEYYNLQLHLDHIDSKIHKQLLN from the coding sequence ATGAAAAAGTTTATTACTCTATTTTTGCCCATTATTGCCACAATATTTTTTGCATTTTATTTTACCGCTCAATTTATACAACCAAGTCCTAAAAAAGAGATTACAATTGCAACAGGTTCTAAAGATGGAAATTATTATAAAACTGCTTTAGAATATAAAAAACTTCTTGAAAAAGATAAAGTAAAAGTAAATATCATAACAAGTGCTGGTTCAATAGAAAATATTGAGCTTCTTAAAGAGAAAAAAGCAGATATAGCTTTTATACAAAATGGTACAACCTTTGATTCAAATATTAAAGATATTAAGTCCCTTGCATCTATATATTATGAGCCACTTTGGGTGTTTTATAAAAATGAGGGTTTTACAATTGATTATATTATTCAATTAATTTCAAAAAAGATCTCAATAGGTAATATGGGCAGTGGCACGAGAGATTTAGCTAACAAAATATTAAACGACAATGGAATTAACAATAACAATGCAGAAATCTTAAATTTAAATAATAAAGAAGCTAGCCTGGCACTAAAAAAAGGTGAAATTGATGCTCTTTTTATAGTTTCATCACATAACTCACCTATAATAAATGACTTATTAGCAGACCCTAAAATAAATCTTTTTAGTTTTAAAAGAGCCAGAGCTTATAGTAGAAAATATACTTTTCTTGAAGCTTTGACTTTATATGAAGGAACTTTAGATTTATATAAAAACCTTCCAGATGATAATGTTAATATCCTTTCTACTACTGCAAATTTAATAGTAAGGGAAGATTTCTCAGAGGAATTAAAAAGATTGGTTCTAAAAAAAGTTGTAGAAGTACATAGTAAAAAAGACCTATTTGCAAAAGCAAATCAATTTCCAAGTTCACATAATATGAAAATAGAACTTGATGAAGAAGCAGATAAATATTTTAAATATGGAGATACTTGGTTAGAAAAAATATTTCCTTATTGGATAGCTTCAAATATAGATAGATTAAAAATACTCTTAATTCCTCTTTTAACACTATTATTTCCTTTATTTAAAGGTGTTTTCCCTTTATATAATTGGACAATGAGATCAAAAATATATAGATGGTATGAAAAGATTAGAGAGATTGATAATGAGATAGATAAAGCAGAGAAACAGACTTTAAACAATTATTTGAAAGATATAGAAAAACTAAGAGAAGAGATAAGTAAAGAAACAAAGGTTCCTTTATCATTTATGGGTGAATATTATAATTTACAATTACATTTAGACCATATAGATTCAAAAATACATAAACAGCTACTTAACTAG
- a CDS encoding biopolymer transporter ExbD → MRRFSQKVNNEDSEINLTPMLDVVFIMLIFFIVTTSFVKEAGIEVNRPSAATSQQKTEANILIAIRNSNEIWIDKRMVDVRAVRANIERLKATNSQNSIVIQADKEAKTGTLVKVMDQVRLAGITNISVSTLKN, encoded by the coding sequence ATGAGACGATTCTCACAAAAAGTAAATAATGAAGATTCTGAAATAAATCTAACTCCAATGTTGGATGTTGTTTTTATTATGCTTATATTTTTTATTGTTACTACATCTTTTGTCAAAGAAGCTGGTATTGAAGTAAATAGACCAAGTGCCGCAACAAGTCAACAAAAAACTGAAGCAAATATATTAATAGCAATAAGAAATAGTAATGAGATTTGGATTGATAAAAGAATGGTTGATGTAAGAGCAGTTAGAGCTAATATAGAGAGACTAAAAGCAACTAACTCACAAAATAGTATTGTAATTCAAGCAGACAAAGAGGCAAAAACAGGAACCTTAGTAAAAGTTATGGATCAAGTTAGACTTGCTGGAATTACAAATATCTCAGTATCTACTTTAAAGAATTAA
- a CDS encoding TonB family protein, which translates to MRLLYSFGFAICISVGIFFGMQQMIAADNTVLEKKEKPIVLNYLREQKDIKVQKEKRIKPKEPVKKIEPKRLDIVKTKMTKINKNIKIKPLSVAKNIDISAISSLNGAQISVDSGLFDANNLQTITRVNPLYPRRAKVRSKEGYVQLQFHISKNGNVSDVKILDSNPQGFFEDSAITAIKKWRFKPSKDEKDASIKFNFRLAK; encoded by the coding sequence ATGAGACTTCTTTACTCTTTTGGGTTTGCAATATGTATAAGTGTTGGAATCTTTTTTGGAATGCAACAAATGATTGCTGCTGATAATACAGTTCTAGAAAAAAAAGAAAAGCCAATTGTTCTTAATTATTTAAGGGAACAAAAAGACATAAAAGTTCAAAAAGAGAAAAGAATAAAACCAAAAGAGCCAGTAAAAAAAATTGAGCCCAAAAGACTTGATATTGTAAAAACAAAAATGACAAAAATAAATAAAAATATAAAAATCAAACCTTTAAGTGTTGCAAAAAATATTGATATCTCTGCAATATCTTCATTAAATGGAGCTCAAATCTCTGTAGATAGTGGACTGTTTGATGCAAATAATTTACAAACTATCACAAGAGTGAATCCTTTATATCCAAGAAGAGCAAAGGTTAGAAGTAAAGAGGGATATGTCCAATTACAATTTCACATCTCAAAAAATGGTAATGTTTCTGATGTAAAAATTTTAGATTCTAACCCTCAAGGTTTTTTTGAAGACAGTGCAATTACTGCAATCAAAAAATGGAGATTTAAACCCTCTAAAGATGAAAAAGATGCATCTATAAAATTTAATTTTAGGTTGGCAAAATGA